From Micromonospora carbonacea:
ACTACCCGCAGTTGATGCGGCTGGTGCCTGCCCTGCTCGTCGACGCCAGTTCCGCGCACGCCGCCGGTGGCGAGGGCGACGTGGCGGGCCTGCTGAGGCAGGTCTATCAGATTGTCGCCTTGCTGCTGGTAAAGCTTGGTGAGCCGGACATGGCGTGGCTCGCGGCTGACCGAGCGATGGCTCTGTCCACCGGCGACCCGGTGTGGACGGCGGTGGCGGCGGTGCCGCTCGGTCAGGCGTTGCGTGCGTCAGGGCAGGGTCGGGTGGCTGTGGCAGCGACGACCGTCGCCGCCCATCGGATCGCGCCGAGCGTGCCGCACGACGCCCTGCCGCAGGAACTGGCGGTGTGCGGCACTCTGCTGGTCGAGGCGGCTCTCGCCGCCGCCACCTGCGCCGACCACCGCAGCGTGACGGAACTACTCGACCAGGCCGCCGACATCGCCGAGCGGGTTGACGACGGCCAGGACCAGCACCGCACCGGCTTCGGGGCGGCGGCGGTGCGGGTGGCGCGGGTCGCGGCGGCCGTCGAACTCGGCGACGGCGGCGGGGCGGTCGTCCAGCATGCGCAGACGGTCAGGCTGCACGGATGGCGGCGGCTGCCTGTCGAGCACCGGGCCGCCTACCTGGTCGACGTCGCGCGGGCGTACCTCCAGGTCGGTGACCTGCTGGGGGCGGGCCGCGCCCTGGTCGAGGCGGACCGGATCGCGCCGGCCGAGGTCCGGGTGCGGCCGTCGGCGCGTACGGTGATCGCCGAGGTGGCTCGGGGCGGCCCGGCGCCGGCCGGCGTCGCGCACCTGGCCACGGTGATCGGCCTGATCCGATGACCGCGCCGTTCCTGTCCCTGGCGCAGATCCGCAACCGGCTGATCCTCACCGCCCGCTGGGTCCTGCGCGACCACCGCCCCGGGCTCGACGGGCGCTGCCCGGTCTGCCGCACGGCGGGCTGCCCGGCGGCGACCGCCGCCCGCGACGTTCTGCGCGCCGCCACGGAACTGCGCCTGTGGAGTACCACAGCCCAGCCCACCGCACCCGATCGGAACGATCCCGGCTGGCCGCTGCGGAGCGGG
This genomic window contains:
- a CDS encoding helix-turn-helix domain-containing protein — protein: MDNGEPPIGRRVAQWRARRRMTQQMLADRLGKSKSWVDKVERGVRALDRFSVIQDVAEVLRVDAAVLLGGDVRPAGTAGTEGVQGVRAALACHDIRATGPEVWPVGSTGELHRRVEHAWLTYQHAHYPQLMRLVPALLVDASSAHAAGGEGDVAGLLRQVYQIVALLLVKLGEPDMAWLAADRAMALSTGDPVWTAVAAVPLGQALRASGQGRVAVAATTVAAHRIAPSVPHDALPQELAVCGTLLVEAALAAATCADHRSVTELLDQAADIAERVDDGQDQHRTGFGAAAVRVARVAAAVELGDGGGAVVQHAQTVRLHGWRRLPVEHRAAYLVDVARAYLQVGDLLGAGRALVEADRIAPAEVRVRPSARTVIAEVARGGPAPAGVAHLATVIGLIR